Proteins from a genomic interval of Candidatus Rubidus massiliensis:
- a CDS encoding Competence protein, whose product MPNIDFQHFMIYFLKRLRMNVNLSSAKVMITSLFIKHYNNSQALIMQLYAETKYKQIIHVNTSKKEEEYFCLECKNKVRPRKGSLRQQHFYHVNLSPDCRQSNKSAEHIQTQIFIQKILDERDCFLEHPFREINRIADVYWQSQKLVFEIQCSSISPLEMHERMLDYQKIGLEVVWILHQKTFQKKFYSKEEKFLIHHSHYYTSIDKYGEGEIYDLFYCEKEKARYFLAKRAINLSACTKVKPKGALGIPPNLYLRKKYWKIFNKDDFYHFACSSLNNKLSLKKLEEGDLFLKSSFYNGLTQFFSNYIKLPIKVIYQTVLENSCK is encoded by the coding sequence ATGCCCAATATTGATTTTCAACATTTTATGATCTATTTCCTTAAAAGACTAAGAATGAACGTAAATTTAAGTTCTGCTAAAGTAATGATTACTTCACTTTTTATAAAACATTATAATAATTCTCAAGCTTTAATTATGCAATTGTACGCTGAAACTAAATATAAACAAATCATTCATGTCAATACTAGCAAAAAAGAAGAGGAATATTTTTGTTTAGAATGTAAAAACAAGGTGCGTCCTAGAAAAGGTTCTCTTCGACAACAACATTTCTATCATGTAAATTTGTCCCCTGATTGCAGGCAAAGTAATAAATCGGCCGAACATATTCAAACCCAAATATTTATCCAAAAAATACTTGATGAAAGGGATTGTTTCTTAGAACATCCCTTTAGAGAAATTAACCGTATTGCAGATGTTTACTGGCAGTCCCAAAAACTTGTTTTTGAAATACAATGTTCCTCTATTTCTCCGCTCGAAATGCATGAGCGAATGTTAGATTACCAAAAAATCGGGCTTGAGGTGGTATGGATTTTACACCAAAAAACATTCCAAAAAAAATTTTACTCTAAAGAAGAAAAATTTTTAATTCATCATTCTCATTACTACACATCTATCGATAAGTATGGTGAAGGTGAAATTTATGATTTATTTTATTGTGAAAAAGAAAAAGCTAGGTATTTTCTTGCCAAAAGAGCGATAAATTTAAGCGCTTGTACAAAAGTTAAACCTAAAGGCGCATTAGGAATACCCCCTAATCTATATCTAAGAAAAAAATATTGGAAAATTTTTAATAAAGACGATTTTTACCATTTTGCCTGTTCGAGTCTTAACAACAAACTATCTTTAAAAAAGTTAGAAGAGGGCGATTTATTTTTAAAATCATCTTTTTATAATGGCCTGACTCAATTTTTTTCTAACTACATAAAATTGCCTATTAAAGTTATTTATCAAACCGTACTAGAAAATTCTTGTAAGTAA
- the epsE_1 gene encoding Type II traffic warden ATPase gives MMDVNNVQKEKLDSSIDHELVKRGMLGGDEANRALALQFGIPIYDDLTTFSLPKEYYKKVPYSFAKKNTCIPIKEEDNVILVAIADPLNLEPLEELRLTLDKPVKAIFSSKESIDNAIHELYNTEHGAASQLIADLSKSDEVRNDGEIEVYDLLDDGAHLAPIVKLLNLILTEAIQQGASDIHFEPLENTLRVRYRIDGVLQNRHSPAQEYQAQLMTRIKVMAKLDIAEHRLPQDGRIKLKMGRREIDFRVSTVPVAGGERIVLRILDKGNVIVGLDKIGMPLSVFEEFKKLINLSEGIVLVTGPTGSGKTTTLYSGICEIYSEETNIMTIEDPVEYNLKGIAQIGVQPKIKLDFATGLRHILRQDPDVIMIGEIRDTETAEIAIQASLTGHLVLSTLHTNDAPSAITRLVDMGIEPYLLSSSIVGVLAQRLVRKICPDCRVPDYVTDKELQNIGLKVKDLNLGHIYKGAGCASCYHSGYKGRLGIYELLIVNNEIRKQIVKSPDAVELRRIGLQSGMSTLLDHGAELVKQGFTTVAEVLRATRGVEEQG, from the coding sequence ATGATGGATGTGAATAATGTCCAAAAAGAAAAATTAGATTCTTCAATAGATCATGAACTGGTAAAAAGGGGAATGCTTGGTGGGGATGAGGCAAATCGAGCGCTTGCGCTGCAATTTGGCATTCCAATTTACGATGATTTAACAACCTTTAGCTTACCCAAAGAATATTATAAAAAGGTTCCATACTCTTTTGCCAAGAAGAATACTTGTATCCCCATTAAAGAAGAAGATAATGTGATCTTGGTAGCAATTGCTGATCCCTTAAATTTAGAACCTTTAGAAGAATTGCGTTTAACACTTGATAAACCTGTTAAAGCTATCTTTAGTTCCAAAGAGTCTATTGACAATGCTATACATGAATTGTACAACACCGAGCATGGAGCCGCATCTCAATTAATTGCCGACTTATCGAAATCTGACGAAGTTAGAAATGATGGTGAAATTGAAGTTTATGACTTGTTAGATGATGGCGCGCACTTAGCTCCAATAGTTAAGTTATTAAATTTAATTTTAACTGAAGCAATCCAACAAGGCGCTTCCGATATTCATTTTGAACCTTTAGAAAATACGTTAAGAGTTAGATATCGGATAGATGGAGTTCTTCAAAATCGACACAGTCCTGCCCAAGAATATCAAGCCCAGTTAATGACTCGTATTAAAGTTATGGCAAAATTAGATATTGCGGAACATCGATTACCGCAAGACGGGCGTATTAAACTAAAAATGGGTAGAAGAGAAATAGATTTTCGTGTGAGTACTGTGCCAGTGGCTGGGGGAGAGAGGATTGTTTTACGTATTCTTGATAAGGGCAATGTAATAGTTGGACTTGATAAAATTGGAATGCCATTATCAGTTTTTGAAGAATTTAAAAAGTTAATCAATCTATCGGAAGGAATAGTATTAGTGACTGGACCCACAGGAAGTGGGAAAACAACCACTTTATACAGTGGTATATGTGAAATATATAGTGAAGAAACCAATATTATGACTATTGAGGATCCGGTTGAATATAATTTGAAGGGAATTGCTCAAATTGGAGTTCAACCTAAAATCAAGTTAGATTTTGCAACTGGTTTAAGACACATTCTACGTCAAGATCCCGATGTTATAATGATTGGAGAAATAAGAGATACAGAAACTGCTGAAATAGCTATCCAAGCATCATTAACGGGACACTTAGTATTAAGTACTTTGCATACTAATGATGCGCCTTCCGCTATAACACGACTTGTAGATATGGGTATCGAACCTTATTTATTATCTTCTTCTATTGTGGGAGTTTTAGCTCAACGTTTAGTTAGGAAAATATGCCCAGATTGTCGAGTTCCAGATTATGTTACGGATAAAGAATTACAAAATATTGGTTTGAAGGTAAAAGACTTAAACTTAGGTCATATATATAAGGGTGCTGGTTGCGCAAGTTGTTATCATTCTGGTTATAAAGGTCGTCTTGGTATTTATGAGTTACTAATTGTGAATAATGAAATCAGAAAGCAAATTGTTAAAAGTCCAGATGCGGTTGAACTTAGAAGGATTGGTTTACAATCGGGAATGTCTACTTTATTAGATCATGGCGCAGAGTTAGTAAAGCAAGGTTTCACAACTGTTGCGGAAGTACTTAGAGCTACGCGAGGGGTCGAAGAGCAAGGATAA
- the sigA gene encoding Sigma-A, producing the protein MNKSNYKTNFSQQHQQKVDELISIAKEQGYITYEEINEILPMTFDSADQIDQILIYLSGMDIQILNQSEVERQKEKKKEAKELEGIQKRSEGTPDDPVRMYLKEMGSVPLLSREEEVEISKRIEKAQIQIEKIILRFRYCNSETISIANYLMNNKERFDKSVAEKEVLNKQEYLNLLPKLCHLLKEEDRTLETLLIKQNQSDLKKNDQAKMADDIEKCRIRTQAYLRRFHLRHNIIEDFGELILRAYERFLELEKEIQELIPRAERNKYAASKLAAASRKLKKRELAAGRTLDEFKKDVRMLQRWMDKSQEAKREMVESNLRLVISIAKKYTNRGLSFLDLIQEGNMGLMKAVEKFEYRRGYKFSTYATWWIRQAVTRAIADQARTIRIPVHMIETINKVLRGAKKLMMETGREPTPEELALELGISAERVREIYKIAQHPISLQAEVGDGGESQFGDFLEDTAADSPAEATGYSILKDKMNEVLSTLTDREREVLKQRFGLVDGKPKTLEEVGVQFNVTRERIRQIEAKALRKMRHPTRSKQLKAFLDLLEAE; encoded by the coding sequence ATGAATAAATCAAATTATAAAACGAATTTTTCTCAGCAACATCAACAAAAGGTTGATGAGTTGATTTCAATTGCCAAAGAACAAGGTTATATTACTTACGAAGAAATCAATGAAATTCTTCCAATGACTTTTGATTCAGCTGATCAAATAGATCAAATTTTGATCTATTTAAGCGGTATGGATATTCAAATTTTGAATCAATCTGAAGTAGAACGCCAAAAAGAAAAGAAAAAAGAAGCAAAAGAATTAGAAGGTATCCAAAAACGTTCTGAAGGAACTCCAGATGATCCTGTAAGAATGTACTTAAAAGAAATGGGATCCGTTCCTCTTTTAAGTAGAGAAGAAGAAGTTGAAATTTCAAAGCGTATTGAAAAAGCTCAAATACAAATAGAAAAAATTATTTTACGATTTCGTTACTGTAATTCAGAGACCATTTCTATCGCCAATTATTTAATGAATAATAAAGAGCGCTTTGACAAATCTGTAGCGGAAAAAGAAGTCCTTAACAAACAAGAGTATTTAAACTTATTACCTAAGCTTTGCCATTTATTAAAAGAAGAAGATCGAACATTAGAAACTTTGTTGATTAAGCAAAACCAATCAGACTTGAAGAAAAATGACCAAGCTAAAATGGCCGATGATATTGAAAAATGTCGTATACGCACACAAGCCTATTTAAGAAGATTCCATCTAAGGCATAATATTATTGAAGATTTTGGTGAGTTGATTTTAAGAGCTTACGAGAGATTTTTAGAGCTTGAAAAAGAAATTCAAGAATTAATACCAAGAGCTGAAAGAAATAAGTATGCGGCATCAAAACTTGCAGCAGCTTCAAGAAAATTAAAAAAACGGGAACTTGCAGCAGGTAGAACACTTGATGAGTTTAAAAAAGATGTTCGTATGCTACAGCGTTGGATGGATAAAAGCCAGGAAGCTAAAAGAGAAATGGTTGAATCTAATCTACGTTTAGTTATCTCAATAGCTAAGAAATATACAAACCGTGGACTTTCTTTCTTAGATCTAATCCAAGAAGGAAATATGGGACTTATGAAAGCGGTTGAGAAATTTGAATATCGACGAGGTTATAAATTCTCAACCTACGCGACTTGGTGGATTCGTCAAGCAGTTACAAGAGCGATTGCAGATCAAGCGAGAACGATTAGAATTCCAGTTCACATGATCGAAACTATAAATAAAGTTTTGCGCGGTGCTAAAAAACTGATGATGGAAACTGGGCGTGAACCAACTCCTGAAGAACTAGCCTTAGAGCTTGGCATTTCAGCCGAAAGAGTTAGAGAAATCTATAAAATAGCGCAACACCCTATCTCATTACAGGCTGAAGTTGGGGATGGTGGCGAAAGTCAATTTGGGGACTTTTTAGAAGACACAGCTGCCGATTCTCCAGCAGAAGCGACTGGTTACTCTATTTTAAAAGATAAAATGAATGAAGTTTTATCTACTTTAACTGATAGAGAAAGAGAAGTCTTAAAACAACGATTTGGATTAGTTGATGGAAAGCCTAAAACATTAGAAGAAGTCGGTGTGCAATTTAACGTCACAAGAGAAAGGATTCGTCAAATTGAGGCCAAAGCTTTGCGCAAAATGCGTCATCCAACACGCTCTAAACAATTAAAAGCCTTTTTAGATTTATTAGAGGCAGAATAA
- the outD gene encoding Pectic enzymes secretion protein OutD translates to MKLNTSLLILFFTFCTSSIIAQTISEKKAGSVTNASGDMSQEMHNFLNEVNHELAEAQEDLRSLYAHVNELYQEQAPECAYSELLDKINEVRSHISMLENTWRAMGVEANSGEEYALWHQPETTLGQLVIDFGSQDFVYLMSPDIASIKVSINSNIPIPRSSWNEMLELILAQNGVGIKQLNPFLRTLYLLKQDRSYIQLITNQRTDLELIPNDAKAAFVLTPEPQEAKRAWVFLDKFINPETVVLQMVGRDILIIGTATELKELLKLYDFVSANKGDKEYKIVPLRKVNAEDMAKILSAVFDQFVEEAKSSERSPPLNRPRSAPNAPIPIMRPNGRSDEGGGFNGLKVLPLAQIAQALFLIGTKEEIRRASEIICEVEGHVGVARDKVIYSYKTKHSDAEELANVLQKIYTLMVQTSPITEEQAKTVPPKQAAARNDLIDVEPPPVIPQGVEQAGYLGQPFPPRNIFDPGYYLDNRYVVDPRPRDIPERDPNTGRDNFIVDLKTGAIVMVVEADILPKLKELIKRLDVPKKMVQIEVLLFEKRLTNSTNFGLNLLRIGGNSTCHEKTGFDFFGAGSIKGVIGGITQFFASTNSRCGIPAFDLIYQFFLTQEDIQINSAPSVLTMNQTPARIDLTEEISIDTGIYEIPATGDIALKRSFARARYGIKIEVTPTIHMAEGEDDFDTDNYVNLLTNISFETIQPDGSDRPPVTNRAVTNEVRIPDGQSVIIGGLRRKNYFDRKEGVPFLGELPGIGKLFSYNQTQDQATDMFILITPKIIVDPSEDLNKLRCEEMARRPGDIPYFLCQLVEAREMEKNRLLGTTMKILFGREEERCIDRFPNKGAYDGCE, encoded by the coding sequence ATGAAACTAAATACCTCCCTACTTATCCTATTTTTTACGTTTTGCACAAGCTCAATAATAGCGCAAACTATATCTGAAAAAAAAGCTGGTTCTGTAACAAACGCAAGTGGGGATATGTCGCAAGAGATGCATAATTTCTTAAATGAAGTAAACCATGAGCTAGCAGAAGCACAAGAGGACCTTCGCAGTCTTTATGCGCATGTTAACGAATTATATCAAGAGCAAGCTCCAGAATGCGCTTACAGTGAGCTTTTAGATAAAATCAATGAAGTTAGAAGCCATATAAGTATGTTGGAAAATACTTGGAGAGCAATGGGCGTTGAAGCAAATTCAGGGGAAGAATATGCTCTTTGGCACCAACCTGAAACAACATTGGGGCAATTAGTCATTGATTTTGGATCTCAAGACTTTGTTTATTTGATGTCTCCAGATATTGCCTCTATAAAGGTAAGCATTAATTCAAATATACCAATTCCGCGATCCTCTTGGAACGAAATGTTGGAGTTGATTTTAGCTCAAAATGGAGTTGGCATAAAGCAACTAAATCCTTTTTTAAGAACTTTATATCTGCTAAAACAAGACCGCTCTTACATACAATTAATCACTAACCAAAGAACAGACCTTGAATTAATACCAAATGATGCAAAGGCTGCTTTTGTTTTAACTCCTGAACCACAAGAAGCTAAACGAGCTTGGGTTTTTTTAGATAAATTTATAAATCCCGAAACCGTCGTTTTACAAATGGTTGGAAGGGATATTTTGATTATCGGTACGGCAACAGAATTAAAGGAACTTTTAAAATTATATGACTTCGTTTCTGCAAATAAAGGAGATAAAGAGTACAAAATAGTTCCTTTGAGAAAGGTTAATGCAGAAGACATGGCAAAAATATTGTCTGCTGTATTTGATCAATTTGTAGAAGAAGCAAAGAGTTCTGAAAGATCGCCGCCTTTAAATAGACCAAGAAGCGCACCTAACGCACCAATCCCGATTATGCGTCCAAATGGTAGATCCGATGAAGGGGGAGGATTTAACGGTTTAAAGGTTTTACCTTTAGCTCAAATTGCGCAAGCTTTATTTTTAATCGGAACTAAAGAAGAAATCAGAAGGGCTTCAGAAATTATTTGCGAAGTGGAAGGTCATGTTGGAGTTGCAAGAGACAAAGTAATTTATTCCTATAAAACTAAACATTCAGACGCTGAAGAATTAGCAAATGTTTTGCAAAAAATTTACACCTTAATGGTTCAAACATCTCCTATTACTGAAGAACAGGCTAAGACAGTGCCTCCCAAGCAAGCTGCTGCTCGCAATGATTTAATCGATGTTGAACCACCACCAGTTATTCCACAAGGTGTTGAGCAAGCGGGTTATTTAGGTCAACCTTTTCCACCAAGAAACATTTTTGATCCGGGCTATTACCTTGACAACCGCTATGTTGTAGATCCAAGACCTAGAGATATACCAGAAAGAGATCCTAATACCGGAAGAGATAACTTCATTGTAGATTTAAAAACTGGCGCCATTGTAATGGTTGTTGAAGCTGATATTTTGCCAAAGTTAAAGGAGCTTATCAAACGTTTAGATGTACCAAAAAAAATGGTACAAATCGAAGTATTACTATTTGAAAAAAGATTAACGAATAGTACCAATTTTGGTCTAAATCTTTTAAGAATTGGTGGCAATTCAACTTGTCACGAAAAAACAGGTTTTGATTTCTTTGGGGCAGGTAGTATTAAGGGTGTTATTGGTGGGATCACGCAATTTTTTGCTAGCACAAATTCACGCTGTGGTATTCCAGCATTTGATTTAATCTATCAATTTTTTCTAACTCAAGAAGATATACAAATTAATTCGGCTCCATCTGTTTTAACGATGAATCAAACTCCCGCTAGAATTGATTTAACAGAAGAGATTTCTATCGATACAGGTATATATGAGATACCAGCTACTGGAGACATAGCCTTAAAAAGATCTTTTGCAAGAGCACGTTATGGTATTAAAATAGAAGTAACTCCAACTATTCACATGGCAGAAGGAGAAGATGATTTTGATACCGATAATTATGTTAATTTGTTAACAAACATTTCATTTGAAACCATTCAACCAGATGGTAGTGATAGACCTCCTGTAACAAATCGTGCTGTGACAAATGAGGTAAGAATTCCTGATGGACAATCTGTCATAATAGGTGGACTTAGAAGGAAAAATTATTTTGATCGAAAAGAAGGTGTTCCTTTTTTAGGAGAGCTACCTGGCATTGGAAAGCTATTTAGCTATAACCAAACACAAGATCAAGCAACCGATATGTTTATTTTAATTACGCCTAAAATAATTGTGGATCCAAGCGAAGATTTAAATAAATTGCGATGTGAGGAAATGGCAAGAAGGCCAGGTGACATACCTTATTTCTTATGTCAATTAGTGGAAGCTCGAGAAATGGAAAAAAATCGTTTACTCGGAACTACTATGAAAATTTTATTTGGCAGAGAAGAAGAAAGATGTATCGATCGTTTTCCAAATAAAGGTGCTTATGATGGATGTGAATAA
- the epsF gene encoding General secretion pathway protein F, whose amino-acid sequence MPLYQYQSILPTGKKKNGMVEAQSEKEARGRLREQGILVTKISEKTVYSSKQNLRGNTLLNFTIQLSQLVNAGIPLYESIVLLEEQSRGEPFHRVILSLGEQIKAGMSLSEAMAMFPHSFDKLYRSMVHAGETVGALNIVLEKLASYLKRQIKLKKEITTALIYPSVLGSFSLLIIALLIGFVVPSIEGIFEDRELNGFTQSILNISHFLREKWWIYFPLIGSIVAFATYKLRSLQGKIWLERVALRLPLVRTLIVQTSTARFCRTMATLLQGGLTMIDSLRISKEVMKNVVMEEAIQNAEKKIVEGSSLSQELTKTKVFPTMVTRMLSVGEDSGSMLEMLNKIADIYEEEVEKTLQRLMALAQPVILIVMGLMIGLILMAILLPMSDISSFTM is encoded by the coding sequence ATGCCTTTATACCAATACCAATCCATACTACCAACCGGAAAGAAAAAAAATGGAATGGTAGAAGCTCAATCTGAAAAAGAAGCTAGAGGAAGACTTAGAGAGCAAGGGATTTTAGTAACTAAAATTTCTGAAAAAACAGTTTACTCCTCAAAACAAAATTTACGAGGAAATACTTTATTAAATTTTACAATTCAACTATCTCAATTGGTGAATGCTGGTATCCCTTTGTATGAAAGCATTGTTTTATTAGAAGAACAATCGCGTGGAGAGCCATTTCATAGAGTTATTTTAAGTTTAGGCGAACAAATTAAAGCTGGTATGTCCTTATCAGAAGCAATGGCAATGTTTCCTCATAGTTTTGATAAATTATATCGATCTATGGTTCATGCAGGGGAAACAGTTGGTGCATTAAATATTGTTTTAGAAAAGTTAGCTTCTTATCTTAAAAGGCAAATTAAATTAAAAAAAGAAATTACCACTGCACTTATTTACCCCTCTGTTTTAGGTTCTTTTTCATTACTTATAATTGCTTTATTAATTGGATTTGTAGTGCCTTCCATAGAAGGAATTTTTGAAGATAGGGAATTAAATGGATTTACCCAAAGCATTTTGAATATTAGTCATTTCTTAAGAGAAAAATGGTGGATTTATTTTCCGTTAATTGGGTCAATAGTAGCATTTGCTACTTATAAGCTCCGCTCTTTACAAGGAAAAATTTGGCTCGAGAGAGTAGCTTTGCGCTTACCTCTTGTTAGAACATTGATTGTGCAAACGTCCACTGCTCGTTTTTGTAGAACTATGGCCACTTTATTACAAGGAGGTCTCACTATGATAGACTCTTTAAGGATATCAAAAGAGGTTATGAAAAATGTCGTGATGGAAGAAGCTATTCAAAATGCCGAAAAAAAAATTGTCGAAGGGAGTTCTTTGAGCCAAGAACTTACTAAAACCAAGGTTTTCCCAACAATGGTCACTAGAATGTTGTCTGTTGGGGAAGATTCTGGAAGTATGTTAGAAATGCTAAATAAAATAGCTGATATTTATGAAGAAGAAGTGGAAAAAACTTTACAACGTTTAATGGCATTGGCACAACCTGTTATTTTAATCGTTATGGGACTTATGATTGGCTTAATTTTGATGGCCATTTTGTTGCCCATGTCAGATATTAGTTCATTTACTATGTGA
- the dinG gene encoding hypothetical protein (Probable ATP-dependent helicase DinG homolog): MPNSFSESTRAHLKIDKVLELLKPDGVICKSFKGFEVRDSQKKMLEEVIEAYNDESIALIEAGTGTGKSLAYLVPAILWSLVHQEKTVISTKTINLQEQILQKDIPQLAKALNISIKAVLVKGMQNYVCMRRLEETRQEALTLSLDEAIEVQKIEAWCYTTSDGSKSSLPFIPTFAMWEKVCAEYDTCTRTECPYFQDCHFFKARKEAQDAQLIIVNHHILFSDLNLRSDETIPSIYRILPDYKRLIIDEAHHIEDIATEFFGSRINYLTILKLLGRLSAEKDGKDQGKIPLLRQKIIEFFKNQKTPEDVSRILTRLNLDFAVIRKDVQQYIVELFQGFNEFLDQSHHIYENEASTIKENKLRVLSEHIQQSSWQTLIIPKVKRLEEALKQYLQMIDAAENDLKSLKLEKLDEMTKGIRFEIKALKNRLDAILCAICDFSIQAPPANKVRWIESQLLKYGLNTSLIDVELDVSSSLAKYLFLQFPTIVLCSATLTTNQKFNYVKKRLGLNPEWIGKETIVKENVHPSPFNYENQAIVLCLNDIPYPNDSNYIITIIQSLQEIFKASQGNAFVLFTSYSMLKTCYEELKKFCNSHKMPLLKQGDEDRQTLLNKFKTINRSILFATDSFWEGVDVVGDALRCVVIVKLPFKVPSEPIIQARSEAILAAGGDPFFEYSLPHAIVKFKQGFGRLIRHHKDRGCIICLDKRLFSKNYGKQFLNSLPDCQKRFVSKEDMIKMMNEFYRKTYHLTKE; encoded by the coding sequence ATGCCTAATTCTTTTTCAGAAAGTACTCGTGCTCATTTAAAAATTGATAAGGTTTTAGAATTACTAAAGCCCGATGGGGTTATTTGTAAATCTTTTAAAGGATTTGAAGTTCGAGACTCTCAAAAAAAAATGCTGGAAGAAGTCATTGAGGCTTACAATGATGAGTCCATTGCTTTAATAGAAGCAGGTACTGGTACTGGCAAAAGCCTAGCTTACTTAGTTCCGGCTATTTTGTGGTCTTTAGTGCACCAAGAAAAAACCGTTATCTCCACTAAAACCATTAATTTACAAGAGCAGATTTTACAAAAAGACATTCCACAATTAGCAAAGGCTTTGAATATCTCCATCAAAGCGGTTTTAGTAAAAGGGATGCAAAATTATGTATGTATGAGGAGATTAGAAGAAACCAGGCAAGAAGCTCTTACATTAAGCTTGGATGAGGCTATCGAAGTTCAAAAAATTGAAGCTTGGTGCTATACAACGTCCGATGGATCTAAATCCTCATTACCATTTATTCCAACTTTTGCTATGTGGGAGAAAGTATGTGCTGAGTATGATACTTGCACTAGAACGGAATGCCCCTATTTTCAAGATTGCCATTTTTTCAAAGCACGAAAAGAGGCTCAAGATGCTCAACTTATTATTGTTAATCATCATATCCTTTTCTCAGACTTAAACTTAAGAAGTGATGAAACAATTCCTTCCATCTATCGCATTTTACCAGATTATAAACGATTAATTATCGACGAAGCTCATCATATTGAAGATATAGCCACAGAATTTTTTGGGAGTCGCATAAATTATTTAACAATTCTTAAACTCTTAGGCAGATTATCTGCTGAAAAGGATGGAAAAGATCAGGGAAAAATCCCACTACTTAGACAAAAAATTATAGAGTTTTTTAAAAATCAAAAAACTCCTGAAGATGTTTCTCGCATTTTAACACGCTTGAATTTAGATTTTGCCGTAATTAGAAAGGACGTACAACAATATATTGTAGAACTATTTCAAGGTTTTAATGAATTTTTAGATCAATCTCATCATATTTATGAAAATGAAGCTAGTACTATTAAAGAAAATAAACTGCGTGTCTTAAGCGAGCATATTCAACAATCATCTTGGCAAACATTAATTATCCCTAAAGTAAAAAGATTAGAAGAAGCTTTAAAGCAATATTTGCAAATGATAGATGCAGCTGAAAACGATCTAAAAAGTTTAAAATTAGAAAAATTAGATGAGATGACCAAAGGAATTCGGTTTGAAATCAAAGCTTTAAAAAATCGTTTAGACGCTATACTATGTGCTATTTGTGATTTTTCAATACAAGCACCACCTGCAAATAAAGTGAGGTGGATTGAATCACAGTTATTAAAGTACGGGTTAAATACGTCATTAATCGATGTGGAGCTAGACGTTTCCAGTTCTTTAGCGAAATATTTATTTTTACAATTTCCTACCATTGTTCTTTGTAGCGCCACTTTAACTACTAATCAAAAGTTCAACTATGTAAAAAAGCGGTTAGGTCTAAATCCGGAGTGGATAGGTAAAGAAACTATAGTTAAAGAAAATGTTCATCCTTCCCCCTTCAACTATGAAAATCAAGCGATCGTACTTTGTCTAAACGATATTCCCTATCCAAACGATTCAAACTACATAATAACCATTATACAATCGTTACAGGAGATATTTAAAGCAAGCCAAGGGAATGCCTTTGTATTATTCACTTCCTATAGCATGTTAAAAACTTGTTACGAAGAATTAAAAAAATTCTGTAATAGTCATAAGATGCCTTTATTAAAACAAGGGGATGAAGATCGGCAAACGTTACTCAACAAGTTTAAAACAATCAATAGATCCATTTTATTTGCTACAGATTCATTTTGGGAAGGAGTTGATGTAGTCGGGGATGCTTTAAGATGTGTTGTAATTGTCAAATTACCATTTAAGGTTCCATCAGAACCAATTATACAAGCTCGATCTGAAGCAATATTAGCTGCGGGCGGAGATCCTTTTTTTGAATATTCTTTGCCCCATGCTATTGTTAAATTTAAACAAGGTTTTGGGCGACTTATTCGTCATCATAAGGATAGAGGTTGCATAATATGCTTAGACAAAAGATTGTTTTCTAAAAATTATGGTAAACAATTTTTAAATAGTTTACCTGACTGTCAAAAAAGATTCGTCTCTAAAGAAGATATGATAAAAATGATGAATGAATTTTATCGAAAAACTTATCATTTAACAAAAGAGTGA